The Camelus bactrianus isolate YW-2024 breed Bactrian camel chromosome 12, ASM4877302v1, whole genome shotgun sequence genome includes a window with the following:
- the C12H22orf23 gene encoding UPF0193 protein EVG1 codes for MASQERVETATKGTGFWRCPKPATYTPGTCELLRVMMKESKLTNFQQRHIMDTMKRGDPLPLQCSPASSQRVLPSKQPASAIYLPPILAARSHLRPASKCQANGAYSREQFKPQATRDLEKEKRRLQNIFATGKEPEERKSKPSPVRQEDPAPELDRFEELVKEIQERKEFLADMEALGQGRRYQGIILTEISQKLQEMEDIDHKRSEELRKALATTLSVSRGAGSPASTTGTPTPLPNRVTPRSAQPPWPSAMSDGCISLPLPRVPQTETAP; via the exons ATGGCTTCCCAGGAGAGGGTGGAGACAGCAACGAAAGGAACGGGGTTCTGGCGCTGCCCCAAGCCGGCCACTTACACCCCAGGAACCTGTGAGCTGCTCAGAG TGATGATGAAAGAATCCAAACTGACTAACTTCCAACAGCGCCACATCATGGACACCATGAAAC gaggAGACCCTCTCCCTCTACAGTGCAGCCCAGCTTCCAGCCAGAGGGTCTTGCCTTCCAAGCAGCCAGCCTCGGCCATCTACCTGCCTCCCATCCTGGCAGCTAGGTCCCACCTCCGGCCTGCCAGCAAGTGCCAGGCCAACGGGGCCTACAGCCGGGAGCAGTTCAAGCCTCAAGCCACCC GAGATCTGGAGAAGGAAAAGCGAAGACTGCAAAATATTTTTGCCACCGGGAAGGAGCCAGAGGAACGGAAAAGCAAGCCCTCTCCTGTGCGACAGGAGGACCCAGCCCCGGAGCTGGACCGCTTTGAAGAAC TGGTGAAGGAAATCCAGGAGAGGAAAGAATTCCTGGCTGACATGGAAGCCCTGGGGCAGGGCAGACGGTACCAAGGGATCATCCTCACTGAAATCTCCCAG AAACTACAGGAAATGGAAGACATTGACCACAAGAGGAGTGAGGAACTTAGGAAGGCTCTGGCCACCACTTTATCTGTCTCAAGAGGGGCGGGAAGCCCAGCCTCCACCACTGGAACACCCACCCCCTTGCCAAACAGGGTCACCCCCAGGTCAGCCCAGCCACCCTGGCCTTCAGCCATGTCAGATGGTTGTATATCACTGCCCCTGCCTAGGGTACCCCAGACAGAGACAGCACCCTAG
- the POLR2F gene encoding DNA-directed RNA polymerases I, II, and III subunit RPABC2: MSDNEDNFDGDDFDDVEEDEGLDDLENAEEEGQENIEILPSGERPQANQKRITTPYMTKYERARVLGTRALQIAMCAPVMVELEGETDPLLIAMKELKARKIPIIIRRYLPDGSYEDWGVDELIITD; encoded by the exons ATGTCAGACAACGAGGACAA TTTTGATGGCGATGACTTTGACGATGTGGAGGAGGATGAAGGGCTAGATGACTTGGAGAATGCCGAGGAG GAGGGCCAGGAGAACATTGAGATCCTCCCTTCTGGAGAGCGACCGCAGGCCAACCAGAAGCGAATCACCACACCATATATGACCAAGTATGAGCGAGCCCGCGTGCTGGGCACCCGAGCCCTTCAGATCGC GATGTGTGCCCCTGTGATGGTGGAGCTGGAGGGGGAGACAGATCCCTTGCTCATCGCCATGAAAGAGCTCAA GGCCCGAAAGATCCCCATCATCATTCGCCGCTACCTGCCCGACGGGAGCTATGAAGACTGGGGGGTAGACGAGCTCATCATCACCGACTGA